Proteins from one Paludisphaera borealis genomic window:
- the mobF gene encoding MobF family relaxase: protein MLTIYAATSSAQVKKYFDVADYYTEGQETIGLWGGDLAKRLGLSGVVDKASFERLCDNLHPFTGESFTPRTNVFRRVGYDMVFSGPKSFSIVQALADPEEQRNLRLMFSDSVDETMLEVESDMQTRVRQDGAVHDRQTGNMLWAYFDHSTSRPVGRSGAANDNSPFGAANDNVPPDMQWHRHVFCFNATEDLEEGRVKAGQFAYIKRDGEYYAAAFYARLAHKLESAGYAIDRKGGKEWEIVGVPQATISTFSKRTGQVEQLAEELGITDDARKSQLGATTRAGKQKELTQDQLRKAWDDQLSDGERNALARVHGKEMPGSRVVTAAEAVEFAIAHLSEQLSAFPERELKRVALLHGLGHVLPEQIAAELPRHGVITQNIDGRLMATTEALQAEERYIVRQAARGRGNACPVGVDAGLARTLEGGTTLTDEQWQVTRGLLESANRVEELVGPAGAGKSYSLAKFEEGLSRAGQHGTYLATTAKAAKVLIDDGFEAKTVAHFLLDARMQEAARGGRVVIDESSMLGHKDAVKLFQIAEKFDLKLIFVGDGLQHGAVPRGAFMRLLEQHAGITPHRLTGIMRQQDTGYLQAVQSLSEGRTVDGFDALDKKQWVQEIGDAAERCDAIAAEYVQAAKDHASVLVVSPTHAEALAVTQAIRSQLKDAGLLSSEEKEFRRLVQVNASEAERGQASTYRAGDVLLFHQNAKGGYVKGQRLAVTDPNAVPLGQAGRFSLYRPQSVMLAEGDRIRFTGTVAPLKKGAKAFKNGDAASIAGFTPKGDIRLDDGQVIAADAGLFRSGFVETSFGSQGQTVQRVILAMAAESLPAVNQEQMYVSASRGKEKLSLYTDSKEAVRQAIQKSSQKLAALDIERQAPPDARPRDWRQDDDERRRLAFRTQRQPVIEPPREREERRVAYGR, encoded by the coding sequence ATGCTGACGATCTACGCCGCCACCTCCTCCGCACAAGTGAAAAAATATTTCGACGTTGCGGATTACTACACCGAGGGACAAGAGACGATTGGCCTCTGGGGTGGTGATCTGGCCAAGCGGTTGGGGCTGTCGGGCGTCGTCGATAAGGCCAGCTTCGAGCGATTGTGCGACAACCTGCACCCGTTCACCGGGGAATCCTTCACGCCGCGAACCAACGTCTTCCGCCGGGTGGGCTACGACATGGTGTTTTCCGGGCCGAAGAGCTTCAGCATCGTGCAGGCACTGGCCGACCCGGAAGAGCAGCGGAACCTTCGGCTGATGTTCAGCGATTCCGTCGATGAAACCATGCTCGAGGTCGAAAGCGACATGCAGACGCGGGTGCGGCAGGATGGAGCCGTCCACGACCGGCAGACGGGAAACATGCTCTGGGCGTATTTCGACCATTCGACTTCCCGCCCGGTGGGCAGGAGCGGGGCGGCCAACGACAATTCGCCATTCGGTGCCGCCAACGACAACGTGCCGCCCGACATGCAATGGCATAGACACGTCTTCTGCTTCAACGCAACGGAAGATTTGGAGGAAGGCCGGGTCAAGGCCGGGCAATTCGCCTACATCAAACGCGACGGCGAATATTACGCCGCCGCCTTCTACGCCCGGCTTGCCCACAAGCTGGAGTCAGCGGGATACGCGATAGATCGCAAGGGCGGGAAGGAATGGGAAATCGTCGGCGTGCCTCAGGCGACGATTTCCACCTTCAGCAAACGCACAGGGCAAGTGGAGCAGCTGGCCGAGGAGCTGGGCATCACCGACGATGCCCGCAAATCCCAGCTGGGGGCGACGACGCGGGCGGGCAAGCAGAAGGAGCTGACGCAAGACCAGCTGCGGAAAGCGTGGGATGACCAGCTGAGCGACGGTGAACGCAATGCTCTGGCACGCGTGCACGGGAAAGAGATGCCGGGCAGCCGCGTGGTCACCGCCGCCGAGGCGGTGGAATTCGCCATTGCCCACCTCAGCGAGCAGCTTTCGGCCTTCCCTGAGCGTGAGCTGAAGCGGGTTGCCCTGCTGCACGGGCTGGGGCATGTGCTGCCCGAGCAGATCGCCGCCGAGCTGCCCCGGCACGGCGTCATCACCCAGAACATCGACGGGCGGCTGATGGCCACCACCGAAGCCTTGCAGGCTGAGGAGCGGTATATCGTGCGGCAGGCGGCACGCGGACGCGGCAACGCCTGCCCTGTCGGCGTCGATGCCGGGCTTGCCCGCACGCTGGAAGGTGGCACCACGCTGACCGATGAGCAGTGGCAGGTGACGCGTGGGTTGCTGGAATCGGCCAACCGCGTCGAGGAGCTGGTGGGGCCAGCCGGTGCGGGCAAATCCTATTCGCTCGCTAAATTCGAGGAAGGGCTGAGCCGTGCCGGGCAGCACGGCACGTATCTCGCCACCACCGCCAAAGCGGCCAAGGTGCTGATTGACGATGGCTTCGAGGCGAAGACGGTTGCCCATTTCCTGCTTGACGCAAGGATGCAGGAAGCCGCCCGTGGCGGCCGCGTCGTCATCGATGAATCGTCGATGCTCGGGCATAAAGACGCGGTCAAGCTCTTCCAGATCGCCGAAAAATTCGACCTCAAGCTCATTTTTGTCGGGGACGGTTTGCAACACGGTGCTGTTCCAAGAGGGGCGTTCATGCGGCTGCTGGAGCAGCATGCCGGAATCACGCCGCATCGCCTCACCGGCATCATGCGGCAGCAGGATACGGGCTACCTGCAGGCGGTGCAGTCGCTGAGCGAAGGCAGGACGGTCGATGGCTTCGACGCGTTGGACAAAAAGCAGTGGGTGCAGGAAATCGGCGACGCAGCGGAACGCTGCGACGCCATCGCCGCCGAATATGTGCAGGCGGCCAAAGACCACGCCTCGGTGCTGGTGGTAAGCCCGACCCACGCCGAGGCGTTGGCGGTGACGCAGGCCATCCGCTCCCAGCTGAAAGATGCCGGGCTGCTGAGCAGCGAGGAGAAGGAATTTAGGCGGTTGGTGCAGGTCAACGCCAGCGAAGCGGAGCGTGGCCAAGCCAGCACGTACCGGGCGGGCGATGTCCTCCTGTTCCACCAAAACGCCAAGGGCGGTTATGTCAAAGGCCAGCGTCTGGCGGTCACCGACCCCAACGCCGTGCCGCTTGGCCAAGCGGGGCGGTTTTCACTCTACCGGCCGCAAAGCGTGATGCTCGCCGAAGGCGACCGCATCCGCTTCACCGGCACGGTGGCACCCCTGAAAAAGGGTGCGAAGGCGTTCAAAAACGGCGACGCCGCCAGCATCGCCGGATTTACGCCCAAAGGCGATATCCGCCTCGATGACGGGCAAGTAATCGCCGCCGATGCCGGGTTATTCCGAAGCGGTTTCGTCGAAACCAGCTTCGGTTCACAGGGGCAGACCGTGCAGCGGGTGATTCTGGCCATGGCGGCGGAATCGCTGCCCGCGGTCAACCAAGAGCAGATGTACGTCTCGGCCAGCCGGGGTAAGGAGAAATTATCCTTATATACCGATTCCAAAGAAGCGGTGCGGCAGGCCATCCAGAAATCGAGCCAGAAGCTGGCGGCACTGGATATCGAGCGGCAGGCGCCGCCGGACGCCCGGCCGCGTGACTGGCGGCAGGATGACGACGAACGCAGGCGGCTGGCATTCCGCACGCAGCGGCAACCGGTGATTGAGCCGCCGCGTGAGCGGGAAGAAAGGCGGGTGGCGTATGGACGGTGA
- a CDS encoding class I SAM-dependent DNA methyltransferase, with amino-acid sequence MTAAADPIRQFVDYAKTLSGDEKGEAQVFCDRLFKAFGHAGYKEAGATLEYRVKGAGKSTRFADLLWRPRLLIEMKKRGEKLQRHYSQAFEYWLDLVPHRPKYVVLCNFDEFWIYDFDLQLNDPVDRVAIADLPHRSTAFNFLYPIEKKPQFGNNRVDVTRAAADKVAAVFNSLVGRGEDREQAQRFALQCVVAMFSEDAELLPRGLFSELLADCKGGESTYDLVGGLFRQMNSEHPARGGRFKNVRYFNGGVFQTINPIELTPEEIDLLLDASAENWSKVQPPIFGTLFQSSMGKVKRHAFGAHFTSEADIQKVVLPTIVRPWRERIEAADSLKDLRNLLAELRRFHILDPACGSGNFLYVAYRELKRLELTLMAKVHAKFGRRSREAVGTSSMVSTKQLFGIEKDEFGVELAKVTLMLAKELAIDDSRAWIDTEQLDLPIEFDEALPLDNLDANIICADALFASWPKAQAIIGNPPYQSKNKMQQEYGPAYLNRLRKRYPDVPGRADYCVYWFRRSHDELPPGGHAGLVGTNTIRQNYSREGGLDYIVAHGGTITEAVSTQVWSGDAVVHVSIANWVKGEQPGKKKIFTQAGDLRESPWEVFEVERIGPALSVSLDVTEAQRLRVNIESGACYQGQTHGHEGFLLTIEEASAMIKCGKADVGVLFPYLTGDDLLSHNPPAPQRFVIDFQPRNMLAASRYDTLFSRLKSSVLPTRQQAAAKETARNEEAAKENPKAKLNQHHQNFLNRWWLLSYPRPELTAKIASMPRYIACARVTKRPIFQFVSKSIRPSDALQVFTLADDYSYGILQSGIHWAWFMARCSTLKGDFRYTSDTVFDSFPWPQSPTLQQAKDVAKASLSLRQFHRQAMAENEWSLRELYRTLDLPGHNPLKTAQDKLDTAVRAAYGMKARDAVLSFLLALNADLAGKEASMQPVIGPGLPPVVKQAAPFITDDCIGQE; translated from the coding sequence ATGACAGCCGCCGCCGATCCAATTCGCCAGTTCGTCGATTACGCCAAGACGTTGAGCGGCGACGAAAAAGGCGAAGCTCAGGTATTCTGCGATCGGCTGTTCAAGGCTTTCGGCCATGCGGGGTACAAAGAGGCAGGCGCCACGCTCGAATACCGGGTGAAGGGTGCGGGCAAGAGCACCAGATTCGCCGACCTGCTCTGGCGGCCACGGCTGCTGATCGAGATGAAGAAGCGTGGCGAAAAGCTCCAGCGGCACTACTCCCAAGCCTTTGAATACTGGCTCGACCTCGTGCCGCATAGACCTAAATATGTTGTCCTATGTAATTTTGACGAATTCTGGATTTACGACTTCGACCTTCAGCTCAACGACCCAGTGGATAGGGTCGCCATCGCTGATCTGCCGCACCGGTCTACGGCCTTCAATTTCCTGTATCCGATCGAGAAAAAACCTCAGTTCGGCAACAATCGCGTCGATGTGACGCGGGCGGCGGCGGACAAGGTTGCCGCCGTCTTCAACTCGCTGGTCGGCCGCGGCGAGGACAGGGAGCAAGCCCAACGCTTCGCTTTGCAATGCGTCGTGGCCATGTTCTCCGAAGACGCCGAGCTGCTGCCGCGTGGCTTATTCTCCGAACTGCTTGCCGATTGCAAGGGCGGCGAAAGCACCTACGACCTGGTCGGCGGCCTCTTCCGCCAGATGAACAGCGAGCATCCGGCACGCGGCGGGCGGTTCAAGAACGTCAGGTATTTCAACGGGGGCGTTTTCCAGACGATCAACCCCATCGAGCTGACGCCGGAGGAAATCGACCTGCTCCTCGACGCCTCGGCGGAAAACTGGAGCAAGGTGCAGCCGCCCATCTTCGGTACGCTGTTTCAAAGCAGCATGGGCAAGGTGAAGCGGCACGCCTTCGGTGCCCATTTCACAAGCGAAGCCGACATTCAAAAGGTCGTGCTGCCCACGATCGTGCGGCCATGGCGGGAGCGAATTGAAGCGGCGGATTCGCTCAAAGACCTCCGAAACCTGCTGGCCGAGCTGCGGAGATTCCACATTCTCGACCCGGCCTGCGGCAGCGGCAACTTCCTGTACGTCGCCTACCGGGAGCTGAAACGGTTAGAGCTGACCCTGATGGCGAAGGTTCATGCCAAATTCGGGCGCCGTTCCCGCGAGGCGGTCGGCACTAGCTCGATGGTCAGCACCAAGCAGCTGTTCGGTATCGAGAAAGACGAATTCGGTGTCGAGCTGGCCAAGGTTACCTTGATGCTGGCGAAGGAGCTGGCTATCGACGACAGCCGGGCTTGGATCGACACGGAGCAGCTTGACTTGCCAATCGAATTCGACGAAGCCCTGCCGCTGGACAACTTGGATGCGAATATTATATGTGCTGATGCGTTGTTTGCGTCATGGCCAAAAGCCCAAGCCATCATCGGGAATCCGCCGTACCAGTCGAAAAACAAAATGCAGCAGGAATACGGCCCTGCTTATCTGAACCGGCTGAGGAAGCGTTACCCGGATGTGCCCGGACGGGCGGATTACTGCGTCTACTGGTTTCGGCGTTCCCATGATGAGCTACCGCCTGGCGGGCACGCAGGATTGGTCGGCACCAACACGATTCGCCAAAACTATTCCCGCGAAGGCGGCTTGGATTACATCGTCGCCCATGGGGGCACGATTACTGAAGCCGTCTCAACGCAGGTATGGTCGGGTGATGCGGTTGTGCATGTGTCGATTGCTAACTGGGTCAAAGGCGAGCAGCCGGGCAAGAAGAAGATTTTTACCCAAGCGGGCGATTTGCGGGAAAGCCCGTGGGAAGTATTCGAGGTTGAGCGGATCGGCCCGGCATTGTCGGTATCGCTGGACGTGACCGAGGCCCAGCGGCTTAGGGTTAATATCGAATCAGGTGCATGCTACCAAGGGCAGACGCACGGCCACGAAGGGTTTTTGCTTACGATCGAGGAAGCATCTGCCATGATCAAGTGCGGAAAGGCCGATGTGGGCGTTCTGTTCCCTTACCTGACGGGTGATGATCTCCTATCGCACAATCCGCCCGCACCGCAAAGGTTCGTTATCGATTTCCAGCCACGGAACATGCTGGCCGCCAGCCGCTACGATACGCTTTTCAGTCGGCTCAAATCGAGTGTGCTGCCCACCCGCCAACAGGCGGCGGCGAAAGAAACAGCCCGGAACGAGGAGGCGGCGAAGGAGAATCCGAAGGCCAAACTGAATCAGCATCATCAGAATTTTCTGAACCGCTGGTGGTTGCTGTCGTATCCTCGCCCCGAGCTGACGGCGAAAATCGCATCGATGCCGCGATACATCGCATGTGCACGCGTCACGAAACGGCCCATCTTCCAGTTCGTCTCAAAGTCGATTCGGCCCAGCGACGCTCTTCAGGTGTTCACGCTGGCAGATGATTATTCGTATGGGATTTTGCAATCCGGGATTCACTGGGCGTGGTTCATGGCACGCTGTTCGACGCTGAAGGGAGATTTCCGCTACACCTCGGATACGGTTTTCGATTCCTTTCCATGGCCTCAGTCGCCAACCCTTCAGCAGGCAAAAGATGTCGCCAAGGCGTCGTTGTCACTACGCCAGTTCCATCGCCAGGCAATGGCTGAAAATGAATGGAGCCTGCGTGAGCTTTACCGGACGCTTGATCTTCCCGGACATAATCCGCTGAAGACGGCTCAGGATAAGTTGGATACGGCCGTGCGAGCAGCTTACGGTATGAAAGCAAGGGATGCAGTGCTTTCGTTCCTGCTCGCACTCAACGCCGATCTCGCCGGTAAGGAAGCGTCCATGCAGCCTGTAATCGGCCCTGGTTTGCCGCCGGTGGTCAAACAGGCTGCTCCTTTCATCACCGACGACTGCATCGGTCAGGAATGA
- a CDS encoding CRISPR-associated protein Cas4 translates to MTSLPFWLLGTAAAALLLGMLLMLLGRNMRRRRGLSGGKTVSLDRVTLTSRRLRLTGRPDRMVQTDGTLIPEEWKSARKPSPSHVAQLGVYFLLIEDQLRVRPPHGFIVTGDGNRHLIENTAEMRGWVMELAGQLRAARANPGVPIQVNPFPGQCRRCGQRENCGQARL, encoded by the coding sequence ATGACTAGCCTGCCCTTCTGGCTGCTGGGCACCGCCGCCGCAGCGTTGCTCCTGGGCATGCTGCTGATGCTGCTGGGCCGAAACATGAGGCGCCGCCGGGGGTTGAGCGGCGGCAAAACAGTTTCGCTGGATAGGGTGACGCTCACCTCACGCCGCTTAAGGCTAACGGGCCGTCCCGACCGCATGGTGCAAACCGATGGCACCCTCATCCCGGAAGAGTGGAAATCCGCCAGAAAACCAAGCCCTTCGCATGTGGCACAGCTGGGCGTTTACTTCCTGCTGATCGAGGATCAGCTGCGCGTGCGGCCGCCGCACGGCTTCATCGTCACCGGCGACGGCAACCGGCACCTGATCGAAAACACCGCCGAGATGAGGGGCTGGGTGATGGAGCTGGCCGGGCAGCTGCGGGCGGCAAGGGCGAATCCGGGCGTGCCGATACAGGTCAACCCCTTCCCCGGCCAGTGCCGCAGATGCGGGCAGCGGGAGAATTGCGGGCAGGCCAGGCTCTAA